One window of Streptomyces sp. NBC_00273 genomic DNA carries:
- a CDS encoding ABC transporter ATP-binding protein: protein MPTSGGVVAASQIAGTESDGDEAVRLAARGVTVGYGGRVVIDDLHVAIPPRVITTIIGSNGCGKSTLLRTLSRLLKPTSGSVVLDGEDIGRLRTRDVAKKLGLLPQAPVAPEGLTVADLVARGRHPHQSWLRQWSSDDADVVARALAMTGVSDLADRPVDALSGGQRQRVWISMTLAQGTDLLLLDEPTTYLDLAHAIDVLDLVDDLHESGCTVVLVLHDLNLAARYSDNLIVMKAGSILAQGHPRDVITAELLYEAFGLRAKVIDDPVGDRPLIVPIGRAHVNTP from the coding sequence ATGCCTACTTCAGGGGGAGTTGTGGCCGCATCGCAGATCGCCGGGACCGAGTCCGACGGGGACGAGGCCGTACGGCTGGCGGCCAGAGGGGTCACCGTCGGGTACGGCGGCCGGGTCGTCATCGACGACCTCCACGTGGCGATCCCACCGCGGGTGATCACCACGATCATCGGCTCCAACGGGTGCGGGAAGTCGACCCTGTTGCGGACCCTGTCCCGGCTGCTCAAGCCGACCAGTGGATCGGTCGTGCTGGACGGCGAGGACATCGGCCGGCTCAGGACCAGGGACGTGGCCAAGAAGCTCGGCCTGCTGCCGCAGGCTCCGGTGGCGCCCGAGGGGCTCACCGTGGCCGACCTCGTCGCCAGGGGCCGCCATCCGCACCAGAGTTGGCTGCGGCAGTGGTCCTCCGACGACGCCGACGTCGTGGCGCGGGCCCTGGCCATGACCGGGGTGTCCGACCTGGCCGACCGCCCGGTCGACGCGCTGTCGGGCGGGCAGCGGCAGCGCGTCTGGATCTCGATGACGCTGGCCCAGGGCACCGACCTGCTGCTCCTGGACGAGCCGACCACCTATCTGGACCTGGCGCACGCGATCGACGTGCTCGACCTCGTGGACGACCTGCACGAGTCGGGATGCACCGTGGTCCTGGTGCTGCACGACCTCAACCTGGCCGCGCGCTACAGCGACAACCTCATCGTGATGAAGGCCGGTTCGATCCTTGCGCAGGGGCATCCCCGTGACGTGATCACCGCCGAGCTGTTGTACGAGGCGTTCGGGCTGCGCGCCAAGGTGATCGACGACCCGGTGGGCGACCGACCGCTCATCGTGCCCATCGGGCGCGCCCACGTGAACACCCCATAG